In Helianthus annuus cultivar XRQ/B chromosome 3, HanXRQr2.0-SUNRISE, whole genome shotgun sequence, a single window of DNA contains:
- the LOC110931036 gene encoding pectinesterase 2, with translation MTTFPFFATLISYLVLLLPLVAYGYNKLDITSWCDQTPHPESCNYFLANNQYSGQVKQKSDFIKALLKVTLERAQHAESNTRGLGLKCRNKREKAAWEDCIELYENTVERLNMTVDPHKPCNQYEMQTWLSTALTNVETCIAGFRELGVGGYLLPLLSSNDVSSLIKNTLAMNKGGSPPSSYKKGGFPTWVKPGDRKLLQSSKPEASQQANVVVAQDGSGNYKTIGEAIAAKSGSGRYVIYVKAGTYKENIQIGAKSKNIMLLGDGIGKTIITGSKSVGGGATTFNSATVGILGDGFIGRGITFRNTAGPQNHQAVALRSGSDLSMFYQCSFEGYQDTLYVHSDRQFYRECNIYGTVDFIFGNAAVVFQNCNIYARNPPNKMNTVTAQGRSDPNQNTGISIINCRVMAASDLKGATGSVKTYLGRPWHQYSRTVFMKTFLDGLVDPTGWMPWSGNFALNTLYYGEYMNTGPGSSTAKRVSWKGYRVITSATEAAKFTVGNFIAGGAWLPATKVPFTPGL, from the exons ATGACAACCTTTCCATTTTTTGCAACCCTAATTTCATATCTGGTCCTTCTTCTACCTCTAGTAGCGTACGGATACAATAAGTTGGATATTACTTCATGGTGTGACCAAACACCACACCCGGAATCATGCAACTATTTCTTGGCCAATAATCAATATTCAGGTCAAGTGAAACAAAAATCTGACTTCATTAAGGCGTTATTAAAGGTGACCTTAGAGAGGGCGCAACACGCTGAGTCCAACACTCGTGGGCTCGGCCTAAAATGTCGCAACAAGCGTGAAAAAGCCGCATGGGAAGACTGCATTGAGCTTTATGAAAACACAGTTGAAAGGCTCAACATGACTGTTGATCCTCATAAGCCGTGTAACCAATATGAGATGCAAACTTGGCTCAGCACGGCTCTCACAAATGTCGAGACGTGTATAGCTGGGTTCCGAGAGCTTGGTGTTGGTGGCTACTTGTTGCCTCTACTGAGCAGCAATGATGTATCTTCTTTGATTAAAAATACACTGGCCATGAACAAAGGAGGATCTCCACCAAGTAGTTACAAAAAAGGAGGGTTCCCAACTTGGGTGAAGCCCGGTGATCGCAAGCTGTTACAATCTTCTAAACCTGAGGCGTCTCAGCAGGCtaatgttgtggtggctcaagATGGTTCGGGTAATTACAAGACAATAGGAGAAGCTATCGCGGCTAAGTCTGGCAGCGGTAGGTATGTGATATACGTGAAAGCAGGTACTTACAAGGAGAATATTCAAATCGGTGCAAAGTCGAAGAACATAATGCTATTAGGAGATGGTATTGGAAAAACAATCATAACTGGTAGCAAAAGTGTTGGAGGAGGTGCTACCACTTTCAATTCAGCCACTGTTG gTATCCTGGGAGACGGATTTATTGGTCGTGGCATCACCTTTAGAAACACTGCGGGACCACAAAACCACCAGGCGGTGGCACTTCGGAGTGGTTCCGATCTCTCAATGTTCTACCAATGCAGCTTTGAAGGCTACCAAGACACACTCTATGTCCACTCCGATAGACAGTTCTATAGAGAATGTAACATATACGGGACTGTTGATTTTATTTTTGGTAATGCGGCCGTGGTTTTTCAAAATTGCAACATTTACGCCCGCAACCCGCCTAACAAGATGAACACTGTGACCGCACAAGGCCGGTCCGATCCAAACCAAAACACGGGAATCTCAATCATAAATTGTCGTGTCATGGCCGCCTCGGACCTCAAAGGGGCCACAGGGTCCGTTAAGACATATCTTGGCAGGCCATGGCACCAGTATTCAAGGACCGTGTTTATGAAAACATTCCTTGATGGTCTAGTGGACCCCACAGGCTGGATGCCATGGAGCGGAAACTTTGCGCTCAACACATTGTACTATGGAGAGTACATGAACACAGGCCCTGGTTCGTCAACTGCAAAACGGGTTAGCTGGAAGGGCTACCGTGTGATCACTAGCGCCACTGAGGCTGCAAAGTTCACCGTTGGAAACTTCATTGCCGGAGGTGCATGGTTGCCTGCGACCAAAGTGCCCTTCACTCCTGGCCTTTAA
- the LOC110932658 gene encoding uncharacterized protein LOC110932658 — translation MRPSRVFEWNNWVPKKVAIVAWRSEMERLPTKCALSIRNIPVQNQRCMLCSEYDETSEHLFVSCHFAQTIWQNIAGWCRMPPIIAFDVKDLLELHGFSTGSKKKKKAINAIVLVTFGASEG, via the coding sequence ATGCGACCAAGTAGAGTATTCGAGTGGAATAACTGGGTTCCAAAAAAGGTGGCTATCGTAGCATGGAGATCAGAGATGGAACGATTACCGACCAAGTGTGCGTTATCGATTCGTAACATCCCGGTACAAAATCAAAGGTGTATGTTATGCAGTGAATATGACGAGACTAGTGAACATCTGTTTGTTTCGTGTCACTTTGCGCAAACCATTTGGCAGAATATTGCAGGATGGTGTAGAATGCCTCCGATCATTGCCTTCGATGTTAAAGATTTGCTAGAGTTACACGGATTCAGCACAGGTtcgaagaaaaagaaaaaagctATAAATGCTATTGTTTTGGTTACTTTTGGTGCATCTGAAGGATGA